The following DNA comes from Miscanthus floridulus cultivar M001 chromosome 5, ASM1932011v1, whole genome shotgun sequence.
TTACAACCACGAACACAAACAGTCACATTTTTCTGCACTGCAGTTGGGATCTGGCGAGGTGAAGGTACCTGGAACACCACATCCTCGAGCTCCTGGAGCACCAGTGCTTCGAAGAACAAGCTCCCTTCATCAGCGACGGATCTgctcctttttctttttgtggTAAAACTCGCCCCATCCTGGAAGGGAAACACGCATTCAGAGCTCATCAGATCATCAATACCTGTCTGTGCTAGACTAGTCGTCAGTGCAAACATGGTGTCGTGACAGTGAGCATCGATCACACGTCGCCGGCCTGTACCTGATGATGATCCTTGAACGTGACAAGATCGGGCAGCACTAGCTCCGTCGGGGCCTTCTGCATCAGGTCGTGGCTGAAGAGAGGGAAGCCGCAGGTGTCCATGGTGTCCACCCCCAGCCCAGCGTCCTGCTGGTCCTCTGATGAGCCGGTGAGCACCCCGCTCAGCATGTTCTCGTAGGACAGGAGCTGGTGCATGGAGCCCGGGAACATGTCCAGCGCCTCGAACGGCGCATCCATCCTCCTCATCTCCTCGTCCGAGAACTGGCTCCTGCAAAGTCATCAGAGCACACAAGGGATCAGGAAGTTTCTAACGGAAAGTACAGAAACAGCAATGGCAGAATTTTCACTCGGAAAGTAGCATGGCGTCGAGCATttttatatatacatacatgAAGATGTCGTCTGTTGGTTGCGTGCGCTGCTGCGGCATGGGGATGGGGCCCTCGGTGTGTTCGTCAGAACTCCCCGCCGTGTCACCGTTGCCGTGCTTCTCCTCACGCGCGCCGCCAGCGCCGTGGTTGTCATGATCGTCGTCAGCTGATGACCCGAAGCTCCACAGCGGCCAGCCAGCGCTCAGCTGGTTGTCGAAGAACTCGTCGCCAGGCAACGACGGTGTGCCCCCGCTCTTCGGCAACGGATACCACGCCATGATGCTCATCTGAACCAGATCAAGAGGTGCGCTTGTTAGGATCGTGTCCACAAACAACTTTGCATCAGAAGCTATACTTAAGTTATAATGGGCATGTTTGGTTGGGTGACTAACCCCCAACCAACCTCCAGGAAGCCAACTTTCAGCTGTTTGGTTAGGAAGCGAACTTTCAGCTGTTTGGTTGCCTGTAAATAGCCTGAAGCCAGGCCCAACTAAGCCACTTTAGAGGTCCTGGCCTGGCCCTGGAAAAACGAGATGGGGAACCGTTTTTCGGGAGCCTGGCTTGGCTAGCGCGCTAGCTCCTGTCGCGTCACCTCCCGGTCACAACGCGGAGGTCTGGGAGCGGACGCTCGACGACGGAGGCTCGATCCgaggaggacgccgccgccaGCGTGCTCCAGCCATCAATGCAGAGGATCCCACGGCGCTCGACGGCGAGCTCACGAGGTGGCCGTGATCCGACGGGCATTGGGAAAGGCCACTTTCCACCGTTGTTGGCGAGCGCCCCTTCGACGGCGAGCTCCCGCGGTGGCAGGGCGGGGGTCCCACGGGCGTTGGGAAAGGCCGCTTTCCACAAGGGGAAGTCGCCGGCGAGCGCGTCCTGGAGCGGGCTCCGCTCGAGGCCGAAGAGCAGCAGGGAGATGATGTCGCGGAGCCTTGCTGCTGCCGAGTGCGCCGCGGATCCGGCTTGAGGAACTAGGCCAGTGCACCACGGATCCGCTTGTGGTCGGCACCCATCAGGTCCAGGATGCTCTTCGCCAGCAGAGGCATGATTCGAAAGGACGTGAATGTGTTGGATGTGAGTGAATGTTTAGGCCTTCTAATCCTTTGTGCTGAATCTACTGGCAAATATTGCAATGTGTAGCTGAATGCATCAATGAACATTGCATAAGACCATAGATAAATTCGTGCATGTTTACACTACAGTCAGttatgtaaaaaaaaaaacttcatctaCTGATAGATGGTTCGATTTCGAGTGAATCAAAAGCCTCCTATTTTACTTGTCTTCCGTACATGCTGTTTGGTCTTCTCTGCCGGTTGAATTGCAACGTATTCGCCTTCAGGATCATATGACTTGGCCTGCAGACTAAAGTATCGAGCTTCTCGTGGATCATTGCCAACTCCTGCTGCTGGCCGTGCTAGCCCTGCTACTCGTCGTGGTTGTCCGGCTCGCGATTCTCGCCTTGCTGCTGCCAAGTGCCGTGCTCGTCGAGGATGTCCACCACTTATTCGACGAAATGCCTCAAAGGGATATCCTTACCAATTCAGAGAAGAGATAACTGTATCAAAACAAATCAGGCAATCAAACACACCCTGCGGCTGACCAGGCTTAGAAAGCACAGACAACCAAACAACCAAGGATCAGACTAAGGCTGCCCAGACTTCGATTCTAGCCAGGCTAGAAGTTAGACACCCAACCAAACAGGTCCAATATGGCTCCTCCTGATTGGGGATCAGAAACAAACCAAACCAAACAATAGCTAAACTTTACAGCAAGCGAGATAACCTGCCGTCTTTGCAGGATCAACAAGGCATGAAAAGAAGAGAGAATTCCATTCATGGCAACAACATAGTAGACAGAAAATCGAAATTCATGGAGCcgcaaacatatgaaagaggAACTCGATCTTCTTGGTTAAAACGTACACTGGCAGCCGAACCCTTCTTGTCGCCTCCTCCGTGAGACGAGACCGTGACGCTGTTCTTCGGCCGGAAGCGCttgttcctcttcttcctcttctgctgctgctgcttgtaaaTTGCTGTGGCCAcccggtgggggaggaggagagagaagcAGAGACCAGAGAGGAGTGGCGAGGGAGACGAAGATGCATCTGCATCCCTTCCCCTGCTGGAGCTGGAGTACTTAACCACTCAGCGCCGCGGCCCCACTTTCCATCGACATCCGCGGGCCCCACGAGGTCACCGGGCGAGCTGCGTGCGTGGTCTGACGCTGAGAAGGGATTCGTGTGGCTGCCGCGGCCCCAGGGCCCA
Coding sequences within:
- the LOC136449841 gene encoding protein LNK3-like isoform X1; the protein is MSIMAWYPLPKSGGTPSLPGDEFFDNQLSAGWPLWSFGSSADDDHDNHGAGGAREEKHGNGDTAGSSDEHTEGPIPMPQQRTQPTDDIFMSQFSDEEMRRMDAPFEALDMFPGSMHQLLSYENMLSGVLTGSSEDQQDAGLGVDTMDTCGFPLFSHDLMQKAPTELVLPDLVTFKDHHQDGASFTTKRKRSRSVADEGSLFFEALVLQELEDVVFQLTKRTRVCLRDAFFRLAESSRAKCSAANGAPSSESGVQQAADGNASRMSTPGCPERETNAIDRTVADLTMKPPGAVPLEVLVSRCPDEDSGVEAQSATTSSWTTTA
- the LOC136449841 gene encoding protein LNK3-like isoform X2 — translated: MSIMAWYPLPKSGGTPSLPGDEFFDNQLSAGWPLWSFGSSADDDHDNHGAGGAREEKHGNGDTAGSSDEHTEGPIPMPQQRTQPTDDIFMSQFSDEEMRRMDAPFEALDMFPGSMHQLLSYENMLSGVLTGSSEDQQDAGLGVDTMDTCGFPLFSHDLMQKAPTELVLPDLVTFKDHHQDGASFTTKRKRSRSVADEGSLFFEALVLQELEDVVFQLTKRTRVCLRDAFFRLAESSRAKCSAANGAPSSESGVQQAADGNASRYVT